A window of the Cellvibrio sp. pealriver genome harbors these coding sequences:
- the coaE gene encoding dephospho-CoA kinase (Dephospho-CoA kinase (CoaE) performs the final step in coenzyme A biosynthesis.), with product MKNTKLIVGLTGGIGSGKSEACRLFAARGIVIVDADNIARDVVLPGSTALHGISLHFGEEILTTSGELDRRKLRDIIFSNPHEKKWLENLLHPIINLEIRNKLANAESPYVILASPLLLETRQFELTDRILVIDASEQLQIERASTRDRNDTAQIKAIMNTQLSRQDRCAKADDIIQNHGNLDELDEQIEKLHQRYLEMNS from the coding sequence GTGAAAAATACCAAACTAATTGTTGGCCTTACAGGCGGTATTGGCAGCGGAAAATCAGAGGCTTGCCGACTCTTTGCTGCGAGAGGAATAGTTATTGTTGATGCGGACAATATTGCGCGTGACGTTGTTTTACCCGGTAGCACAGCACTACATGGCATCAGCCTTCATTTTGGCGAGGAAATACTGACAACGAGCGGGGAGCTCGACCGACGTAAACTCCGCGACATTATTTTTTCCAATCCACACGAAAAAAAATGGCTTGAAAATTTGCTGCACCCTATCATCAATTTGGAAATACGCAATAAACTGGCAAATGCAGAAAGCCCTTATGTGATTCTGGCATCGCCTCTGTTATTGGAAACACGTCAATTTGAATTAACTGATCGCATTTTGGTGATTGATGCCAGCGAACAGCTACAAATAGAAAGAGCAAGTACGCGTGACCGTAATGATACGGCCCAAATTAAAGCAATCATGAATACACAATTATCAAGACAAGATCGCTGTGCAAAAGCAGATGATATCATCCAAAACCACGGCAACCTTGATGAGCTTGACGAACAAATAGAAAAACTACACCAACGCTATCTTGAAATGAATTCCTAA
- the secA gene encoding preprotein translocase subunit SecA, with protein MIGKLIKAVFGSKNERELKRMNKVVVRINSLEPDMQALSDEQLKAKTIEFRERYQKGETLDQLLPEAFATVREAGRRVLGMRHFDVQMIGGMTLHEGRIAEMRTGEGKTLVSTLPSYLHALTGKGVHVVTVNDYLASRDANWMMPLYEFLGMTVGVIQSMQPQAVKRAAYAADVTYGTNNEYGFDYLRDNMALSKRDKVQRALNFAVVDEVDSILIDEARTPLIISGAAENSSELYKRMDQLVRKLKRQIDNGEDGERRVISQAGDFTVDEKSRQVELTEDGHQKVEDLLVQAGLLQPDQNLYAPNNLALLHHVNSALRAHALFHLNVEYIVQDGQVVLIDEHTGRTMPGRRLSEGLHQAIEAKEGVSIQSESQTLASTTFQNYFRLYPTLSGMTGTADTEAYEFREIYGLDVVVIPTNKPVQRLDLNDKVYLSLEEKYEAIVADIKTFQAKNAPILVGTASIETSEEMSRRLTKAGIAHQVLNAKFHAQEAEIIAQAGRPGTVTIATNMAGRGTDIVLGGRWESDVAKLENPTQEQIDAIKAEWKVRHDQVMEAGGLHIIATERHESRRIDNQLRGRAGRQGDPGLTRFYLSLEDNLMRIFASERVRNFMQALGMEKGEAIEHRMVNNAIEKAQRKVEGRNFDIRKQLLEFDDVANDQRQIIYHQRNELLDADSIRDTITAIRAEVVEDLISGFIPPQSIEDQWDIAGLEKQLEMDFGLRLPIGKWLEEDNHLHEETLRKKILDDVQGAYDAKCERVGEIMFEIEKQVMLQVLDNAWKDHLATMDHLRQGINLRSYAQKNPKQEYKREAFELFQSLLFTVKRETVHLMARVEPITREQMEEMENQRREELARQKMQLRHDELSALGQPEEPQAATQRAQAPVVREGRKVGRNDPCPCGSGKKYKSCHGALE; from the coding sequence ATGATCGGTAAGTTAATCAAGGCAGTATTTGGTTCCAAAAATGAGCGTGAATTAAAGCGCATGAATAAAGTGGTTGTGCGCATCAACTCACTTGAACCAGATATGCAAGCGCTCAGTGATGAGCAACTCAAAGCAAAAACGATTGAATTTCGCGAGCGTTATCAAAAAGGTGAAACGCTTGATCAGTTGTTACCAGAGGCATTTGCAACCGTTCGTGAGGCTGGACGCCGCGTTTTGGGAATGCGCCATTTCGATGTGCAAATGATCGGTGGCATGACGCTGCATGAAGGTCGTATTGCTGAGATGCGTACAGGGGAAGGTAAAACATTAGTATCGACTCTTCCTAGCTATTTGCATGCGTTGACAGGCAAAGGCGTGCATGTAGTAACGGTGAATGATTATCTGGCAAGTCGTGATGCCAATTGGATGATGCCGCTTTATGAATTCCTTGGGATGACAGTGGGCGTAATCCAATCTATGCAACCGCAAGCAGTGAAGCGCGCAGCATATGCGGCTGATGTGACTTACGGGACTAATAACGAATATGGTTTTGATTACCTTCGCGACAATATGGCTTTGAGCAAGCGCGATAAAGTCCAGCGTGCGCTTAATTTTGCCGTAGTCGATGAGGTGGACTCTATTCTGATTGATGAGGCGCGTACGCCGTTAATTATTTCCGGTGCTGCAGAAAATAGCTCTGAGCTGTACAAACGCATGGATCAGTTAGTGCGTAAGTTAAAACGCCAAATTGATAACGGTGAAGACGGCGAGCGTCGTGTTATATCCCAGGCTGGAGACTTCACTGTTGATGAAAAATCGCGTCAGGTTGAGCTAACGGAAGATGGTCATCAAAAAGTAGAAGATTTATTGGTGCAAGCGGGACTTTTACAGCCTGATCAAAATCTTTATGCGCCAAACAATCTTGCGCTCCTGCATCATGTTAATTCTGCATTGCGCGCACATGCGTTGTTTCATCTCAATGTTGAATACATTGTTCAAGACGGGCAGGTTGTGCTCATCGATGAACACACCGGTCGTACTATGCCGGGGCGTCGTCTTTCAGAAGGGCTGCATCAGGCCATTGAAGCGAAAGAGGGTGTATCCATTCAAAGTGAAAGCCAGACATTAGCATCGACTACATTCCAGAATTATTTCCGTCTCTATCCGACACTGTCCGGCATGACGGGTACGGCCGATACTGAAGCGTACGAATTCCGGGAAATTTATGGTTTGGATGTTGTTGTAATCCCGACAAACAAACCTGTCCAGCGCCTCGATCTTAACGATAAAGTGTATTTATCGCTGGAAGAAAAATATGAAGCGATTGTTGCTGACATCAAAACGTTTCAAGCTAAAAATGCGCCGATTCTTGTGGGCACTGCGTCAATTGAAACATCTGAGGAGATGTCTCGTCGATTGACCAAAGCGGGAATCGCCCATCAAGTGCTCAATGCCAAGTTTCACGCACAAGAAGCTGAAATTATTGCGCAAGCAGGTCGTCCCGGTACGGTGACCATTGCAACAAACATGGCTGGTCGTGGTACCGATATTGTGCTCGGTGGACGCTGGGAGTCAGATGTTGCCAAGCTCGAAAATCCCACCCAAGAACAAATTGATGCCATCAAAGCCGAGTGGAAAGTCCGTCATGATCAAGTAATGGAAGCGGGTGGTTTGCATATTATTGCTACCGAGCGTCACGAATCTCGACGTATTGATAACCAGTTGCGTGGACGCGCGGGCCGTCAGGGTGATCCTGGCTTGACTCGTTTTTATCTGTCATTGGAAGACAACCTGATGCGAATTTTTGCCTCCGAGCGTGTACGCAATTTTATGCAGGCCTTGGGGATGGAAAAGGGCGAAGCGATTGAGCATCGCATGGTGAACAACGCAATTGAAAAAGCCCAGCGCAAAGTAGAGGGGCGCAATTTCGATATACGTAAGCAACTTCTGGAATTTGATGATGTTGCCAACGATCAGCGTCAGATTATTTACCATCAGCGCAACGAATTGTTGGATGCAGATTCTATTCGCGACACCATCACTGCAATCCGTGCAGAGGTAGTTGAAGATCTTATAAGTGGCTTCATTCCACCGCAATCTATTGAGGATCAATGGGATATTGCTGGATTGGAAAAGCAACTTGAAATGGACTTTGGCCTGCGTTTGCCAATTGGAAAATGGTTGGAAGAAGATAACCATTTACATGAAGAGACATTGCGCAAGAAAATTCTTGATGATGTTCAAGGAGCTTACGATGCGAAGTGTGAGCGCGTTGGCGAGATAATGTTTGAAATTGAAAAACAAGTGATGTTGCAAGTGCTGGACAATGCTTGGAAAGATCATCTCGCAACTATGGATCACTTGCGTCAGGGAATTAATTTGCGCTCTTATGCACAAAAAAATCCTAAGCAAGAATACAAGCGCGAGGCATTTGAGTTATTCCAAAGCTTGCTGTTTACCGTGAAGCGGGAAACTGTACATTTAATGGCTCGTGTTGAGCCAATAACGCGCGAGCAAATGGAAGAGATGGAAAATCAACGCCGCGAGGAGCTAGCGCGCCAAAAGATGCAACTGCGTCATGATGAGCTTTCTGCCCTTGGCCAACCAGAAGAGCCCCAAGCAGCTACCCAGCGCGCACAAGCACCTGTTGTTCGCGAGGGGCGTAAAGTCGGCCGTAATGATCCATGTCCTTGCGGGTCAGGTAAAAAATATAAAAGCTGTCATGGTGCACTGGAATAA
- the yacG gene encoding DNA gyrase inhibitor YacG — translation MQESLNNTDLNTLKISCPTCKKMILWNESFPHRPFCSDRCRLIDLGEWASENHRIAGDNLDINSEDKHEF, via the coding sequence ATGCAAGAATCCCTGAATAACACCGACTTAAATACATTAAAAATCAGCTGCCCAACCTGTAAGAAGATGATTTTATGGAACGAAAGCTTCCCTCATCGGCCATTTTGCAGCGACCGATGCCGGCTAATTGACTTGGGAGAATGGGCAAGTGAAAACCATCGTATTGCAGGAGATAATTTGGACATTAACTCAGAGGACAAGCATGAGTTCTAA
- a CDS encoding Nudix family hydrolase, giving the protein MKLIHVAVGVIVNADGKILIAKRPLSAHQGGLWEFPGGKVDAEETVENALRRELYEELAIHVESSSPLIQIRHHYPDKSVLLDVYKITQFSGEPVGNEGQPIQWVDADNLKNFEFPAANQPIISAINLPQKYLITGSYNSHADFVSRLTLALSHHIRLVQLRIENFSMLLHGEYIESAINLIARENAQLVLNCSVDEFHHVKEMYPGKNIGLHLNRHQARLLNNRPVDKQILFGVSCHDADEILHAQKIGSDYLSLSPVLPTLSHVDVQPMGWQQFAALVELANIPVYALGGVNDEHIAIAQSNGGQGVAGISAWW; this is encoded by the coding sequence GTGAAATTAATACATGTTGCCGTTGGTGTTATTGTAAATGCTGACGGAAAAATACTGATTGCTAAACGGCCGCTCTCTGCACATCAAGGCGGCTTGTGGGAATTCCCAGGCGGCAAAGTTGATGCAGAGGAGACTGTTGAGAATGCATTGAGGCGAGAGCTCTACGAAGAGCTGGCAATTCATGTAGAGTCGAGCAGTCCTCTCATCCAGATTCGTCATCATTACCCTGATAAATCAGTTTTGCTGGATGTTTATAAAATTACACAATTTTCTGGTGAGCCTGTAGGTAACGAAGGGCAGCCAATTCAGTGGGTTGATGCTGATAATTTAAAGAACTTCGAATTTCCTGCTGCTAACCAACCAATTATTTCAGCAATTAATCTCCCACAAAAATATCTAATCACGGGCAGCTACAATAGTCACGCTGATTTTGTTTCACGCTTGACGCTTGCGTTATCACATCACATACGTTTGGTTCAGCTGCGCATTGAAAATTTTTCAATGCTATTGCATGGCGAATATATCGAATCTGCTATAAATCTAATTGCTCGTGAAAATGCGCAGTTAGTTCTTAACTGTTCGGTTGATGAGTTTCATCATGTAAAAGAAATGTACCCAGGTAAAAATATAGGATTGCATTTGAATCGACATCAGGCCAGACTTTTAAATAATCGACCTGTTGATAAGCAAATTTTGTTTGGAGTTTCTTGTCATGATGCAGATGAAATTTTGCATGCACAAAAAATAGGTTCTGATTACCTTTCGCTCTCTCCTGTGTTACCCACATTATCTCATGTAGATGTACAGCCTATGGGGTGGCAACAGTTTGCTGCACTTGTAGAGCTTGCCAATATTCCCGTTTATGCTTTGGGCGGCGTCAACGATGAGCATATAGCGATTGCTCAATCGAATGGAGGGCAGGGGGTTGCAGGTATCAGCGCGTGGTGGTGA
- the argJ gene encoding bifunctional glutamate N-acetyltransferase/amino-acid acetyltransferase ArgJ — translation MAVGEYPFPHMHPVKGVKLTAVSAGIKKVGRRDVVLFELAEGSSVAGVFTKNAFCAAPVTVCREHLAAAPIRFLVINSGNANACTGEQGLQDAKATCTAIAHLAGVEPEQVLPFSTGVIGEPLPVQKIIAVVPEALEKANENGWDDAGAGIMTTDTRPKGFSQQFEYQGKTITVNGISKGAGMIKPNMATMLGYIATDAKVSQNVLQNLAREAADKSFNRITIDGDTSTNDSCILMATGQVDLPEISEASGELYQKLRDVILAAHVHLAKAIVSDGEGATKFVTVAVSGGANRDECLDVAYAVAHSPLIKTALFASDPNWGRIVAAIGYAGVSNLDATKVRVHLNDTLIVENGGRAKSYTEEQGQAVMNQAEIAINIHLGRGDFAETVWTTDLSYEYVRINADYRS, via the coding sequence ATGGCAGTTGGTGAATATCCATTTCCGCATATGCATCCTGTGAAGGGCGTTAAATTAACTGCAGTTAGTGCTGGAATTAAAAAAGTTGGCCGACGTGATGTGGTTTTATTTGAGCTGGCAGAAGGTAGCTCTGTTGCCGGAGTTTTTACGAAAAATGCATTTTGCGCGGCACCGGTTACAGTGTGTCGTGAGCATCTAGCTGCTGCGCCTATTCGTTTTTTGGTGATTAACTCCGGTAATGCAAATGCTTGTACCGGTGAGCAAGGTCTACAAGACGCTAAGGCAACTTGCACTGCAATTGCCCATCTGGCTGGCGTTGAGCCAGAGCAGGTTTTACCTTTTTCTACAGGTGTTATCGGCGAGCCCCTGCCAGTGCAAAAGATTATTGCAGTGGTGCCAGAGGCATTGGAAAAGGCCAATGAAAATGGTTGGGATGATGCAGGTGCTGGCATTATGACGACCGATACTCGTCCTAAAGGATTTAGTCAGCAGTTTGAATATCAAGGTAAGACAATTACCGTAAACGGTATCTCCAAAGGTGCTGGAATGATTAAGCCAAACATGGCAACTATGCTTGGTTATATCGCGACAGATGCAAAGGTATCGCAAAATGTTTTGCAGAATCTTGCACGGGAGGCCGCAGATAAGTCGTTCAATCGGATTACTATCGATGGTGATACCTCTACGAATGATTCATGTATCTTGATGGCTACAGGGCAGGTGGACCTCCCTGAGATTTCTGAAGCCAGCGGTGAGCTGTACCAGAAGTTGCGTGACGTTATCCTTGCTGCGCATGTGCATCTTGCAAAAGCAATTGTCAGTGACGGAGAAGGCGCTACTAAATTCGTTACTGTTGCTGTGAGTGGTGGTGCTAATCGCGATGAGTGTTTGGATGTAGCTTATGCTGTTGCACATTCTCCTCTCATCAAGACCGCGCTTTTTGCATCAGACCCTAACTGGGGGAGAATTGTTGCTGCTATTGGTTATGCAGGTGTTTCCAATCTTGATGCTACTAAAGTCAGGGTTCATCTTAACGATACCTTGATTGTTGAGAATGGTGGGCGTGCAAAAAGCTATACAGAAGAGCAAGGCCAGGCAGTAATGAATCAGGCTGAAATTGCTATCAACATTCATTTAGGTCGCGGTGATTTTGCAGAAACAGTATGGACTACAGATTTATCCTATGAGTATGTTCGTATTAATGCGGATTATCGTTCCTAG